Proteins co-encoded in one Salvia splendens isolate huo1 chromosome 4, SspV2, whole genome shotgun sequence genomic window:
- the LOC121799190 gene encoding auxin transporter-like protein 2, which yields MSTQRQAEEAIVSSAGEEEEEEKTEDHSFSMSNFLWHGGSAWDAWFSCSSNQVAQVLLTLPYSFSQLGMVSGIVFQIFYGLVGSWTAYLISVLYLEYRSRKEKEGVSFKNHVIQWFEVLDGLLGPYWKAMGLAFNCTFLLFGSVIQLIACASNIYYINDHLDKRTWTYIFGACCATTVFIPSFHNYRIWSFLGLGMTTYTAWYLTAASLAHGQVADVQHTGPKKLVLYFTGATNILYTFGGHAVTVEIMHAMWKPQKFKYIYLVATLYVFTLTIPSASAVYWAFGDQLLNHSNAFSLLPKTGWRDAAVILMLIHQFITFGFACTPLYFVWEKVIGMHDTRSMCFRALARLPVVIPIWFLAIIFPFFGPINSAVGALLVSFTVYIIPALAHMLTYRKASARQNAAEMPPFFLPSWAAMYAINTFIVIWVLIVGFGFGGWASVTNFVRQVDTFGLFAKCYQCKPPPPQH from the exons ATGTCGACGCAGAGGCAAGCAGAGGAAGCTATTGTCTCCAGCGccggggaggaggaggaggaagaaaagACAGAAGATCATTCTTTCAGCATGAGTAATTTCCTGTGGCACGGTGGATCCGCTTGGGACGCCTGGTTCAGCTGCTCTTCCAATCAA GTTGCGCAAGTGCTGCTGACACTGCCATACTCGTTTTCCCAGCTTGGGATGGTGTCTGGAATCGTGTTTCAAATATTCTACGGTTTGGTGGGAAGCTGGACTGCATACCTGATCAGCGTTTTGTACTTGGAGTACAGAAGCCGGAAGGAAAAAGAAGGTGTGAGCTTCAAAAACCATGTGATTCAGTGGTTTGAAGTTCTGGATGGATTACTTGGTCCCTACTGGAAAGCAATGGGCTTGGCTTTCAACTGCACTTTCCTTCTATTCGGATCTGTCATCCAGCTTATAGCCTGTGCTAG CAACATATACTACATCAATGATCATTTGGACAAGAGAACATGGACTTACATATTTGGAGCTTGCTGTGCAACCACTGTTTTCATTCCATCATTCCACAACTACAGAATTTGGTCTTTTCTAGGTCTCGGGATGACCACTTACACCGCTTGGTACTTAACTGCCGCCTCACTCGCTCATGGCCAg GTTGCAGATGTTCAACACACTGGTCCAAAAAAGTTGGTGCTCTACTTCACCGGCGCTACCAACATACTCTATACTTTTGGAGGGCATGCTGTTACAGT TGAAATAATGCACGCAATGTGGAAACCACAAAAGTTCAAGTACATATACTTGGTGGCCACACTCTATGTCTTCACTCTCACCATTCCGTCAGCATCTGCAGTGTATTGGGCGTTTGGCGATCAGCTTCTCAACCACTCCAACGCCTTCTCACTCCTTCCCAAGACCGGATGGCGCGACGCTGCAGTCATCCTCATGCTCATCCATCAG TTTATAACGTTCGGGTTCGCGTGCACACCACTCTACTTCGTGTGGGAGAAGGTGATCGGAATGCACGACACGAGGAGCATGTGCTTTAGGGCACTGGCTAGGCTGCCTGTGGTCATACCAATATGGTTCTTGGCTATTATATTCCCATTCTTTGGCCCCATCAATTCTGCCGTCGGAGCTCTTCTAGTCAGTTTTACCGTCTACATCATTCCGGCCCTTGCGCATATGCTCACCTACCGAAAAGCCTCCGCTCGTCAG AATGCTGCTGAGATGCCACCGTTCTTTCTCCCAAGCTGGGCAGCCATGTATGCTATAAATACATTCATAGTGATTTGGGTGTTGATAGTAGGGTTCGGATTTGGTGGTTGGGCTAGTGTGACCAATTTCGTGAGACAAGTTGATACATTTGGGCTATTCGCCAAGTGCTACCAGTGCAAGCCACCGCCACCGCAACACTAG